In Nicotiana tabacum cultivar K326 chromosome 11, ASM71507v2, whole genome shotgun sequence, a single window of DNA contains:
- the LOC107823643 gene encoding cytidine deaminase 1-like, with amino-acid sequence MDYPKFVLEASEAELMAQSFGLPSTLQLLPTLIEPAKNHACPPISNFHVSAVGLGSDGRVFLGVNLEFPDLPLHHTVHAEQFLLLNLAVHNCSRLVAFAVSAAPCGHCRQFLQELRNSSTLQIHITSLQNNNPDITFKPFAELFPYPFGPLDLLDEETPLLLEHHHNSLFLSIVRKLTLDLTQPQKLVNGVRIV; translated from the coding sequence ATGGATTATCCTAAATTTGTGTTGGAAGCCTCAGAGGCTGAGCTCATGGCTCAATCCTTTGGCCTCCCCTCCACCCTTCAACTTTTGCCAACGTTGATTGAACCAGCCAAGAACCATGCCTGCCCTCCCATCTCAAATTTCCATGTTAGCGCCGTTGGCCTTGGCTCCGATGGTCGCGTCTTTCTAGGCGTTAACCTTGAGTTCCCTGACCTTCCCCTTCACCATACTGTCCATGCCGAGCAGTTTTTACTCCTCAACCTCGCTGTCCATAACTGCTCTCGCCTCGTAGCTTTTGCGGTCTCTGCTGCACCTTGCGGCCACTGTAGACAGTTTCTTCAAGAACTACGCAACTCTTCCACTCTCCAAATCCACATCACGTCTCTGCAGAACAATAATCCTGATATTACATTCAAGCCTTTTGCTGAATTATTTCCCTACCCGTTTGGTCCACTTGATCTTTTGGACGAGGAAACTCCTTTGCTGCTCGAGCACCATCATAATAGTTTATTTCTGTCTATAGTAAGAAAATTGACCTTAGatctaactcaaccccaaaaactGGTTAATGGGGTGAGGATTGTTTAG